Proteins co-encoded in one Desulfosporosinus sp. Sb-LF genomic window:
- a CDS encoding Crp/Fnr family transcriptional regulator — protein MEIINYDALALDESEKNVVREYGIAVHYPKGQIVFSAGDTADRVYLIEEGFVKIYRITMDGRKVTVGSMRSPGQLMGLAETLYHGERTCFAGAINDSTLIVVRKSQFEELMAQHPTIALKVATTLGVRMREAEAIIQEMVSWQVPGRLAMLLLKMSERTGIETETGTKITLRLTHEEIACMIGTSRQTVTSLLNIFKQESSIAIEEREMYILDTDKLKKWIV, from the coding sequence ATGGAAATAATAAATTACGATGCATTAGCGTTGGATGAATCTGAAAAGAATGTTGTCAGGGAATATGGTATAGCGGTCCATTATCCTAAAGGACAAATTGTATTTTCTGCTGGTGACACAGCTGACCGGGTATATTTAATTGAAGAAGGTTTTGTGAAGATATATCGTATTACTATGGATGGCCGTAAGGTGACTGTTGGGAGTATGAGGAGCCCGGGGCAGTTAATGGGTTTGGCTGAAACCTTGTATCATGGCGAACGTACTTGTTTTGCAGGAGCGATTAACGACTCTACTCTTATAGTTGTCCGTAAATCACAATTTGAGGAATTAATGGCACAACATCCGACCATCGCACTTAAAGTTGCAACAACTTTAGGAGTGAGAATGAGAGAAGCGGAGGCTATTATACAAGAAATGGTTTCCTGGCAGGTTCCAGGAAGATTGGCTATGTTACTTCTTAAAATGTCTGAACGTACCGGCATAGAAACAGAAACAGGTACGAAAATAACCTTGCGTCTAACGCATGAAGAGATAGCTTGTATGATTGGAACGTCAAGACAAACCGTGACATCCTTGCTGAATATATTTAAACAGGAAAGCAGTATAGCCATAGAAGAGCGAGAAATGTATATTCTTGACACAGATAAGCTAAAG